In Drosophila pseudoobscura strain MV-25-SWS-2005 chromosome 4, UCI_Dpse_MV25, whole genome shotgun sequence, the following proteins share a genomic window:
- the Tps1 gene encoding alpha,alpha-trehalose-phosphate synthase [UDP-forming] isoform X1, whose amino-acid sequence MPDTEIIVTNAGEPSTKASLIVVSNRLPFVLVRNAKTQELERRASAGGLVTAVCPVVIKGKGLWVGWSGIHLEDPNEAIPESNPNDQTPTAGLKSDQVVSVNIDAKIFDSYYNGCCNKMFWPLFHSMPGRANFGGVHWADYVTVNKHFAVRTIEALEKCLANNRGSEKSPPIVWIHDYHLMLAANWVREHAEEKNLPCRLAFFLHIPFPPWDIFRLLPWSDEILQGMLGCDLVGFHIQDYCLNFVDCCQRSLGCRVDRNNLLVEHGGRTVRIRPLPIGIPYERFVNLAQNAPKVLKTSKQQIILGVDRLDYTKGLVHRLMAFEALLLKYPQHKEKVSLLQISVPSRTDVKEYRELKEEVDQLVGRINGRFTTANWAPIRYIYDYVSQDELAALYRDAAVCLVTPLRDGMNLVAKEFVACQINDIPGVLVISPFAGAGEMMHEALLCNPYEVNEAAEVIHRALTMPDDERALRMARLRRREAECDVSHWMRCFLKAVGALEMDDVGTTTMQPVSVDDFDDYLLKYIGYNHKLALLLDYDGTLAPIAPHPDLATLSPEIKNVLYKLSNHSDVYVAVISGRNVDNVKKMVGIEGITYAGNHGLEILHPDGSKFVHPMPMEYEKKVSDLLKALQDSVCKDGAWVENKGALLTFHYRETPNHLRGDMVDKARSLMEKYGFRATEAHCALEARPPVQWNKGRASIYILRTSFGVDWNERIKIIYVGDDLTDEDAMVALKGMARTFRITSSDIVKTAADHRLPSTDSVYTLLKWVERHFMGRKARANSLTYRPTKGDGVQMQMSLEVASTANNLDV is encoded by the exons ATGCCCGACACGGAGATCATTGTGACCAACGCCGGCGAGCCCTCAACCAAGGCCAGCTTGATCGTTGTCTCGAATCGCCTCCCCTTTGTGCTGGTTCGTAATGCCAAAACTCAGGAGCTGGAACGTAGGGCCAG TGCCGGTGGCCTCGTCACTGCCGTCTGTCCCGTGGTTATCAAAGGCAAGGGTCTCTGGGTGGGCTGGTCCGGCATCCATCTTGAGGACCCCAACGAGGCTATACCCGAGTCGAATCCGAACGATCAGACCCCCACCGCCGGCCTCAAGTCTGACCAAGTCGTCTCGGTGAACATCGACGCGAAGATTTTCGACAGCTACTACAATGGATGCTGCAACAAGATGTTCTGGCCGCTGTTCCACTCGATGCCCGGGCGGGCGAACTTCGGAGGGGTGCACTGGGCTGACTATGTGACGGTGAACAAGCACTTTGCAGTGCGCACCATCGAGGCCCTGGAGAAGTGCCTGGCCAATAATCGGGGCAGCGAGAAGAGTCCGCCGATTGTGTGGATCCACGACTACCACCTGATGCTAGCCGCCAACTGGGTGCGCGAGCATGCCGAGGAGAAGAACCTGCCTTGTCGTCTGGCCTTCTTCCTGCACATCCCGTTCCCACCATGGGACATCTTCCGCCTACTGCCCTGGTCCGATGAAATCCTACAG GGTATGCTCGGCTGCGATTTGGTCGGGTTCCACATACAGGACTACTGTCTAAACTTTGTGGACTGCTGTCAGCGGAGTCTGGGTTGTCGCGTCGACCGGAATAACCTGCTGGTGGAGCACGGCGGGCGCACAGTACGCATCCGACCACTGCCCATTGGAATTCCGTACGAGCGGTTCGTGAACTTGGCGCAGAACGCACCCAAGGTGCTGAAGACCTCGAAGCAACAGATCATCCTGGGTGTGGATCGACTGGATTACACCAAAGGCCTGGTGCATCGTTTGATGGCTTTTGAGGCGCTGCTCCTGAAGTATCCGCAACACAAGGAGAAGGTGAGCCTGCTCCAGATCTCGGTTCCCTCGCGCACAGACGTCAAGGAGTATCGCGAGCTGAAGGAGGAGGTCGATCAGCTGGTCGGCCGCATCAACGGTCGCTTCACCACTGCCAACTGGGCACCCATCCGCTACATCTACGACTATGTGAGCCAGGACGAGCTAGCCGCCCTCTATCGGGATGCGGCCGTGTGCCTGGTGACACCTCTACGTGATGGCATGAATCTGGTGGCCAAAGAGTTCGTTGCCTGCCAGATCAATGATATTCCAGGAGTCCTCGTAATTTCGCCCTTCGCCGGTGCAGGGGAGATGATGCACGAGGCACTGCTCTGCAATCCGTACGAGGTAAACGAGGCCGCCGAGGTCATCCATCGTGCCCTCACCATGCCAGACGACGAGCGCGCCCTGCGCATGGCACGTCTGAGACGTCGCGAGGCGGAGTGTGATGTCAGCCACTGGATGCGTTGCTTCCTCAAGGCCGTAGGCGCTTTGGAGATGGATGATGTGGGAACCACCACCATGCAGCCTGTCTCTGTGGATGACTTCGACGACTACTTATTGAA ATACATCGGGTACAATCACAAGCTAGCACTGCTGCTGGACTACGACGGCACCTTGGCACCGATTGCTCCGCATCCGGATCTAGCCACGCTTTCGCCAGAGATCAAGAATGTCCTTTACAAGCTGTCCAACCACTCCGACGTCTATGTGGCCGTCATCTCAGGCCGCAATGTGGACAATGTAAAGAAAATGGTCGGCATCGAAGGCATCACATATGCCGGCAACCATGGTCTCGAAATTCTCCATCCAGACGGCAGCAAGTTTGTCCATCCCATGCCCATGGAGTATGAGAAGAAGGTCAGTGATCTTCTGAAGGCTCTCCAGGATTCGGTGTGCAAGGACGGCGCCTGGGTGGAGAACAAGGGGGCACTGCTCACATTCCACTACCGGGAGACGCCCAATCATTTGCGCGGGGACATGGTGGATAAGGCGCGCTCTCTCATGGAGAAGTACGGCTTTCGGGCAACGGAGGCGCATTGTGCCCTGGAGGCTCGTCCTCCAGTTCAGTGGAACAAGGGTCGCGCCTCCATTTACATTCTGCGCACATCCTTCGGTGTGGACTGGAACGAGCGTATTAAGATTATCTATGTGGGTGATGATCTTACCGATGAGGATGCCATGGTG GCACTCAAAGGAATGGCGAGAACTTTCCGAATAACCTCGTCGGACATAGTCAAGACCGCAGCCGATCATCGCCTGCCCTCGACGGATTCCGTGTACACGCTCCTCAAATGGGTGGAGCGACACTTTATGGGTCGGAAGGCGCGGGCCAATTCGTTAACCTACAGGCCGACCAAGGGCGATGGCGTGCAGATGCAGATGTCGCTGGAGGTGGCTTCGACGGCGAACAATCTGGACGTGTAG
- the LOC6903167 gene encoding protein kinase C and casein kinase substrate in neurons protein 2-like isoform X1 has protein sequence MTEYTIIPLEDSFLVEESEWLLQWTKLNSENCDDGANKSDAEMTEYTIIPLEDSFLVEESEWLLQWTKLNSENCDDGANKSDAKHSNLMFHLKEVKIYREQIDELNSEHAFLNKEMELVRDLEKQKCDLQLYNAQKENLTIERDGLLLQLEEAKEKYASILQKLDGQSKSMVEMNKNFHLEIEEFEQRQIDMLHAIQLQDEKHLLQVDMLERNLQNKYSEVNVERNLQNKYSEVNVCGICVTPWDSGGVHRLVSLPCGHLFGDKCIREHLRRVLQCPICKVMASEEHLRYIYGINILPYEN, from the coding sequence ATGACTGAATATACTATTATTCCATTGGAAGATTCGTTCCTGGTGGAAGAATCCGAATGGTTGTTGCAGTGGACTAAGCTAAACTCTGAAAACTGCGACGATGGAGCAAATAAGAGCGACGCGGAAATGACTGAATATACTATTATTCCATTGGAAGATTCGTTCCTGGTGGAAGAATCCGAATGGTTGTTGCAGTGGACTAAGCTAAACTCTGAAAACTGCGACGATGGAGCAAATAAGAGCGACGCGAAGCACTCGAATTTGATGTTTCATTTAAAAGAAGTGAAGATCTACAGGGAACAAATAGACGAGCTGAACTCAGAACATGCCTTCTTGAACAAAGAAATGGAACTTGTTAGAGatttggaaaaacaaaaatgtgaCCTGCAGCTTTATAACGCGCAGAAGGAGAATCTAACTATTGAACGTGATGGTCTGCTACTGCAGTTGGAAGAGGCGAAGGAAAAGTATGCAAGTATTCTACAAAAACTGGATGGGCAAAGCAAATCGATGGTGGAGATGAATAAAAATTTTCATCTGGAAATAGAGGAGTTTGAGCAACGGCAAATTGATATGCTCCATGCCATACAGCTCCAAGACGAAAAACACTTACTCCAAGTGGATATGCTTGAACGAAATCttcaaaacaaatattcgGAGGTCAACGTTGAACGAAATCttcaaaacaaatattcgGAGGTCAACGTTTGCGGCATTTGTGTCACCCCCTGGGACTCGGGTGGCGTGCATCGATTGGTTTCGTTGCCCTGCGGACATCTCTTTGGTGACAAGTGCATCCGGGAACACCTACGTCGAGTGTTACAATGCCCAATTTGTAAGGTGATGGCATCGGAAGAGCATCTTCGTTATATCTATGGTATTAACATCTTGCcttatgaaaattaa
- the LOC6903166 gene encoding E3 ubiquitin-protein ligase rnf8-B-like, with translation MAEEIIMPMHDQLEDSFLANPEKYNGDENKCDGKHSNVLMHLKAVKKECGILKKKVTRMARVNNDLRNKIPENLREDFEKQTYKVQFVQLQKDQLATERDGLLLQLEHEMDKYASVLRKLDEQNKTMEEIKNEFLREVSERKKLRAEALSALKEQEKNHSLEMDKLNQTILEYTCSICLSPWDTFGEHRLASLACGHLFGDDCIKICLSRAGECPTCRRSAHTGDLRYICDRYHSL, from the coding sequence ATGGCTGAAGAGATTATTATGCCAATGCATGATCAATTGGAAGATTCGTTCCTGGCGAACCCTGAAAAGTACAACGGTGATGAAAATAAATGCGACGGGAAGCACTCGAATGTTTTGATGCACTTAAAAGCTGTGAAGAAGGAGTGCGGTATCTTAAAGAAAAAAGTGACTAGAATGGCTAGAGTAAATAATGACTTGAGGAACAAAATCCCGGAAAATCTTCGTGAAGATTTCGAGAAGCAGACATACAAGGTTCAGTTTGTTCAGCTGCAGAAGGATCAACTTGCTACTGAACGCGATGGTCTGCTATTACAACTGGAGCACGAGATGGACAAGTATGCAAGTGTTCTACGAAAACTGGatgagcaaaacaaaacaatggAGGAGATAAAAAACGAGTTTCTGCGCGAAGTTTCTGAACGTAAAAAGCTGCGCGCAGAAGCTCTCAGTGCTCTAAAGGAGCAGGAAAAAAACCACTCTCTGGAAATGGATAAGCTAAACCAAACAATACTGGAGTATACTTGCTCCATTTGTCTCAGCCCCTGGGACACGTTTGGCGAACACCGATTGGCTTCTTTGGCCTGTGGACATCTTTTTGGCGACGACTGCATCAAGATCTGCTTAAGCCGTGCGGGAGAATGTCCAACTTGTAGAAGGTCGGCCCATACTGGTGATCTACGCTATATATGTGATCGTTACCATTCGCTATAA
- the Tps1 gene encoding alpha,alpha-trehalose-phosphate synthase [UDP-forming] isoform X2, translating into MGGIFTITSTAGGLVTAVCPVVIKGKGLWVGWSGIHLEDPNEAIPESNPNDQTPTAGLKSDQVVSVNIDAKIFDSYYNGCCNKMFWPLFHSMPGRANFGGVHWADYVTVNKHFAVRTIEALEKCLANNRGSEKSPPIVWIHDYHLMLAANWVREHAEEKNLPCRLAFFLHIPFPPWDIFRLLPWSDEILQGMLGCDLVGFHIQDYCLNFVDCCQRSLGCRVDRNNLLVEHGGRTVRIRPLPIGIPYERFVNLAQNAPKVLKTSKQQIILGVDRLDYTKGLVHRLMAFEALLLKYPQHKEKVSLLQISVPSRTDVKEYRELKEEVDQLVGRINGRFTTANWAPIRYIYDYVSQDELAALYRDAAVCLVTPLRDGMNLVAKEFVACQINDIPGVLVISPFAGAGEMMHEALLCNPYEVNEAAEVIHRALTMPDDERALRMARLRRREAECDVSHWMRCFLKAVGALEMDDVGTTTMQPVSVDDFDDYLLKYIGYNHKLALLLDYDGTLAPIAPHPDLATLSPEIKNVLYKLSNHSDVYVAVISGRNVDNVKKMVGIEGITYAGNHGLEILHPDGSKFVHPMPMEYEKKVSDLLKALQDSVCKDGAWVENKGALLTFHYRETPNHLRGDMVDKARSLMEKYGFRATEAHCALEARPPVQWNKGRASIYILRTSFGVDWNERIKIIYVGDDLTDEDAMVALKGMARTFRITSSDIVKTAADHRLPSTDSVYTLLKWVERHFMGRKARANSLTYRPTKGDGVQMQMSLEVASTANNLDV; encoded by the exons ATGGGCGGGATATTTACAATCACATCGAC TGCCGGTGGCCTCGTCACTGCCGTCTGTCCCGTGGTTATCAAAGGCAAGGGTCTCTGGGTGGGCTGGTCCGGCATCCATCTTGAGGACCCCAACGAGGCTATACCCGAGTCGAATCCGAACGATCAGACCCCCACCGCCGGCCTCAAGTCTGACCAAGTCGTCTCGGTGAACATCGACGCGAAGATTTTCGACAGCTACTACAATGGATGCTGCAACAAGATGTTCTGGCCGCTGTTCCACTCGATGCCCGGGCGGGCGAACTTCGGAGGGGTGCACTGGGCTGACTATGTGACGGTGAACAAGCACTTTGCAGTGCGCACCATCGAGGCCCTGGAGAAGTGCCTGGCCAATAATCGGGGCAGCGAGAAGAGTCCGCCGATTGTGTGGATCCACGACTACCACCTGATGCTAGCCGCCAACTGGGTGCGCGAGCATGCCGAGGAGAAGAACCTGCCTTGTCGTCTGGCCTTCTTCCTGCACATCCCGTTCCCACCATGGGACATCTTCCGCCTACTGCCCTGGTCCGATGAAATCCTACAG GGTATGCTCGGCTGCGATTTGGTCGGGTTCCACATACAGGACTACTGTCTAAACTTTGTGGACTGCTGTCAGCGGAGTCTGGGTTGTCGCGTCGACCGGAATAACCTGCTGGTGGAGCACGGCGGGCGCACAGTACGCATCCGACCACTGCCCATTGGAATTCCGTACGAGCGGTTCGTGAACTTGGCGCAGAACGCACCCAAGGTGCTGAAGACCTCGAAGCAACAGATCATCCTGGGTGTGGATCGACTGGATTACACCAAAGGCCTGGTGCATCGTTTGATGGCTTTTGAGGCGCTGCTCCTGAAGTATCCGCAACACAAGGAGAAGGTGAGCCTGCTCCAGATCTCGGTTCCCTCGCGCACAGACGTCAAGGAGTATCGCGAGCTGAAGGAGGAGGTCGATCAGCTGGTCGGCCGCATCAACGGTCGCTTCACCACTGCCAACTGGGCACCCATCCGCTACATCTACGACTATGTGAGCCAGGACGAGCTAGCCGCCCTCTATCGGGATGCGGCCGTGTGCCTGGTGACACCTCTACGTGATGGCATGAATCTGGTGGCCAAAGAGTTCGTTGCCTGCCAGATCAATGATATTCCAGGAGTCCTCGTAATTTCGCCCTTCGCCGGTGCAGGGGAGATGATGCACGAGGCACTGCTCTGCAATCCGTACGAGGTAAACGAGGCCGCCGAGGTCATCCATCGTGCCCTCACCATGCCAGACGACGAGCGCGCCCTGCGCATGGCACGTCTGAGACGTCGCGAGGCGGAGTGTGATGTCAGCCACTGGATGCGTTGCTTCCTCAAGGCCGTAGGCGCTTTGGAGATGGATGATGTGGGAACCACCACCATGCAGCCTGTCTCTGTGGATGACTTCGACGACTACTTATTGAA ATACATCGGGTACAATCACAAGCTAGCACTGCTGCTGGACTACGACGGCACCTTGGCACCGATTGCTCCGCATCCGGATCTAGCCACGCTTTCGCCAGAGATCAAGAATGTCCTTTACAAGCTGTCCAACCACTCCGACGTCTATGTGGCCGTCATCTCAGGCCGCAATGTGGACAATGTAAAGAAAATGGTCGGCATCGAAGGCATCACATATGCCGGCAACCATGGTCTCGAAATTCTCCATCCAGACGGCAGCAAGTTTGTCCATCCCATGCCCATGGAGTATGAGAAGAAGGTCAGTGATCTTCTGAAGGCTCTCCAGGATTCGGTGTGCAAGGACGGCGCCTGGGTGGAGAACAAGGGGGCACTGCTCACATTCCACTACCGGGAGACGCCCAATCATTTGCGCGGGGACATGGTGGATAAGGCGCGCTCTCTCATGGAGAAGTACGGCTTTCGGGCAACGGAGGCGCATTGTGCCCTGGAGGCTCGTCCTCCAGTTCAGTGGAACAAGGGTCGCGCCTCCATTTACATTCTGCGCACATCCTTCGGTGTGGACTGGAACGAGCGTATTAAGATTATCTATGTGGGTGATGATCTTACCGATGAGGATGCCATGGTG GCACTCAAAGGAATGGCGAGAACTTTCCGAATAACCTCGTCGGACATAGTCAAGACCGCAGCCGATCATCGCCTGCCCTCGACGGATTCCGTGTACACGCTCCTCAAATGGGTGGAGCGACACTTTATGGGTCGGAAGGCGCGGGCCAATTCGTTAACCTACAGGCCGACCAAGGGCGATGGCGTGCAGATGCAGATGTCGCTGGAGGTGGCTTCGACGGCGAACAATCTGGACGTGTAG
- the LOC4817583 gene encoding protein YIPF6, whose amino-acid sequence MDAKLDMFEDVNTSPSPSLEGDMSIPGKRTTTTTSQNGVPDYNTLDEPIKETVLRDIRAVGVKFYHVLYPKEKSSLLRDWDLWGPLVLCTFMATILQGSSSADSMSDNGPEFAQVFVIVWIGAAIVTLNSKLLGGNISFFQSVCVLGYCLTPVAISLIVCRIILLSTQTRLLFFLRFVTTTMGFAWATYASFIFLGQSQPPHRKPLAVYPIFLFFFIISWLVLSHN is encoded by the exons ATGGATGCCAAGTTGGAT ATGTTCGAAGATGTAAACACGTCGCCGTCGCCCTCTTTGGAGGGAGACATGTCCATACCAGGCAAACGAACCACAACGACAACATCGCAGAATGGAGTGCCGGACTACAACACATTGGATGAGCCCATCAAGGAGACAGTGCTCAGGGATATACGAGCCGTGGGCGTAAAATTCTACCATGTTCTCTACCCGAAGGAGAAGTCAAGTCTGTTGCGTGATT GGGATTTGTGGGGTCCGTTGGTGCTGTGCACCTTTATGGCCACCATACTGCAGGGCTCCTCTTCCGCCGACAGCATGTCCGATAATGGCCCCGAATTTGCACAGGTCTTTGTCATTGTGTGGATAGGAGCTGCCATTGTTACACTCAACTCCAAGCTTCTAGGTGGCAATAT CTCATTCTTCCAGTCCGTTTGCGTCTTGGGCTATTGTCTGACGCCCGTGGCCATTTCCCTGATTGTTTGCCGCATCATCCTGCTTTCCACACAGACACggctgctcttttttttgcgcTTTGTCACCACCACCATGGGCTTTGCCTGGGCAACGTACG CTTCGTTTATATTCCTGGGCCAGAGTCAGCCTCCGCATCGCAAACCGCTCGCAGTCTATCCAATATTCTTGTTCTTCTTTATCATATCGTGGCTAGTCTTGTCCCATAATTAG
- the Psf2 gene encoding probable DNA replication complex GINS protein PSF2 yields MDPAIIEFIGEKCMISIIPNFSNEPLHLIYGSVGPFRAGFPVFVPLWMATHLRKQQKCRIVPPEWMDMDILEEIKEEEKRSKFFTKMPSEHYMVVAQLVMSTAPDDVPRCEELRTVIKDIFDIRESKLRTSIDAFIKGEGTYAKLDNLTLLEIHSVRPILPYSLDHIARYQRTATASQRDTSMLSASMAGSSTGPGSNSLFSQ; encoded by the exons ATGGATCCGGCCATTATTGAGTTTATTGGGGAAAAGTGCATGATAAGCATAATTCCCAACTTCTCCAACGAGCCGCTGCACCTTATCTATGGCTCGGTGGGCCCGTTCCGAGCCGGCTTCCCTGTGTTCGTACCCCTGTGGATGGCAACGCATttaagaaaacaacaaaagtgcCGCATAGTGCCGCCCGAATGGATGGACATGGACATACTCGAGGAGATCAAAGAAGAAGAGAAACGCTCCAA ATTCTTTACCAAAATGCCGTCCGAGCATTACATGGTTGTGGCCCAATTGGTCATGAGCACCGCACCGGATGATGTGCCTCGCTGTGAGGAGCTACGCACTGTCATCAAGGATATATTTGACATTCGCGAGTCGAAGCTGCGCACCTCCATCGATGCCTTCATCAAGGGCGAAGGCACATACGCCAAGCTGGATAACCTGACGCTCCTGGAAATACACAGCGTGCGTCCCATTCTGCCCTACTCCCTCGATCACATAGCGCGCTACCAGCGAACGGCCACAGCCTCCCAGCGTGATACTTCTATGCTGAGCGCTTCGATGGCTGGTTCGAGTACGGGACCAGGAAGCAATTCGCTCTTTTCGCAGTGA
- the LOC6903167 gene encoding E3 ubiquitin-protein ligase RNF8-like isoform X2: protein MTEYTIIPLEDSFLVEESEWLLQWTKLNSENCDDGANKSDAKHSNLMFHLKEVKIYREQIDELNSEHAFLNKEMELVRDLEKQKCDLQLYNAQKENLTIERDGLLLQLEEAKEKYASILQKLDGQSKSMVEMNKNFHLEIEEFEQRQIDMLHAIQLQDEKHLLQVDMLERNLQNKYSEVNVERNLQNKYSEVNVCGICVTPWDSGGVHRLVSLPCGHLFGDKCIREHLRRVLQCPICKVMASEEHLRYIYGINILPYEN, encoded by the exons ATGACTGAATATACTATTATTCCATTGGAAGATTCGTTCCTG GTGGAAGAATCCGAATGGTTGTTGCAGTGGACTAAGCTAAACTCTGAAAACTGCGACGATGGAGCAAATAAGAGCGACGCGAAGCACTCGAATTTGATGTTTCATTTAAAAGAAGTGAAGATCTACAGGGAACAAATAGACGAGCTGAACTCAGAACATGCCTTCTTGAACAAAGAAATGGAACTTGTTAGAGatttggaaaaacaaaaatgtgaCCTGCAGCTTTATAACGCGCAGAAGGAGAATCTAACTATTGAACGTGATGGTCTGCTACTGCAGTTGGAAGAGGCGAAGGAAAAGTATGCAAGTATTCTACAAAAACTGGATGGGCAAAGCAAATCGATGGTGGAGATGAATAAAAATTTTCATCTGGAAATAGAGGAGTTTGAGCAACGGCAAATTGATATGCTCCATGCCATACAGCTCCAAGACGAAAAACACTTACTCCAAGTGGATATGCTTGAACGAAATCttcaaaacaaatattcgGAGGTCAACGTTGAACGAAATCttcaaaacaaatattcgGAGGTCAACGTTTGCGGCATTTGTGTCACCCCCTGGGACTCGGGTGGCGTGCATCGATTGGTTTCGTTGCCCTGCGGACATCTCTTTGGTGACAAGTGCATCCGGGAACACCTACGTCGAGTGTTACAATGCCCAATTTGTAAGGTGATGGCATCGGAAGAGCATCTTCGTTATATCTATGGTATTAACATCTTGCcttatgaaaattaa